The following DNA comes from Populus trichocarpa isolate Nisqually-1 chromosome 19, P.trichocarpa_v4.1, whole genome shotgun sequence.
aCCGCAGGAGCAGCTTCCAATGCTCCGTCAGCAGTTGAAAATGTCACATGCGTGAATCCATTATCCTTCATAAATTTAGGACCCAGCTGTATATAGAggcaaaaagaaacaaaaccaaatggGACCTCTTAATTAGAAGCTAATGAAAAGGAATAATTCCTAGAATGTGTTAGTCATGATATGTCTAAAATGAACCCACATACATGACTGAAGCCGGTAGCAACACGAAGAGGTTTTTCAGTTGTCCATTGAGGCATTTGTGCTAGTTCCCTTagtgaatttatattttcaaaaatcccATATTTGGGAATCTATAAGAAAGGAAAGCCACACGATAAGAATAAACAATGGCAACTATGAGCAAAATCAGCATTTAGACGTTGAAGTTTGTTGGCTTATATTGAGAACATGATAAAATCTTACTGCAATGGATAAACGGCATTCCCCATATCCAAGAGCATCATGAACAATGATAAGATCTTCGTTTCCCTGACAAAAAGTTCAAAACTGAATAATGCATTCTTACACAATCATAGCAAGAATAAAGAAACAAGATATCAGTGTCAGAATGATTCAaggtaagagagagaaaaaaagtgtTGCTACAACGTACTCTCTTCTTAAAGGTAGAGATTACAGCATTTGGGTTCActagttaaaagaaaaacaaaataacaactGAATTTTGTAACAGATGCCATGCATTTGAGAAATAGATAATACCGAGCTCTAAACTTCCAACTAAACTTGGTGATGTCCAGCATTGCAGAAGCAGTCTATAGGCTCATGGTAATGTCTAAAGCCTGTGTGGTACCATTTTGCAAagtaaaaacttgattttctttttctctgttttcgGGATAGTGATTAAGTAGACAAAAGGAGAGTTCTGAACCAAAAGGTATATCAGAATGCAGTAGGTTTTGAATACATttcaaaaaccatatttttgGAATTCCAAGATATTTATAACCATTGTTTTTGAAAGGCAACAACAGTAACAACAAACTCAATATCCTTCATGGATAGTTGCAGATCTGTTGACtttaagaaatcataaaaagcATATACCATGTTTCCGATATTCACAATTTAATTTGTGGAATGAACTATGTATCTGGGTTAGCATATGATATCGCTAACATGAGCAAAATGACGAACAAATCTCTCAAATTAGTAATCATTTATAGTGATGTCAGCTAGTTACTGCTTACCAGTCCGAATTCGCTGAAAGTATCAAAACCCACAATTCCAAGGTCCAAATCTCCTGATAGCAACTTTCGTACAATGTCTTTGGGTCTTTGGAACCAAACTTCCAAGTTGGTAAGCTTCACAACAGTCAATAGTAagcaaaaataattgataaaaaaacagtCATTTTCAATCCAATCCAATAATTATAGATGATAAACCTGAGGAATTTCTGCAACGTATTGTCGAGGATTCACATGCTTCACAGATAGTTGACAATCctaatccaaaaacaaaaccaagaaagCTCAAAATAAAGTGACGGATGGATCGgtcattattataaataattaagcaAACAAGTAGATAATACCTTGAGAAGATCAAGAGTGTCAGCAGCCATGCGTCCTTTGCTAGGCAAACCTAAACGAATCTCTTTCCTGTCAGAGACTGTACTTCCATTAGTAACCGACGATAAGATTTGAGATTGCTGCTGCTGAGACAAGCTACAACAAGCAGCAGCACTACTAGTGTGGCCGTCGAAATGGAGTCGTATTTGTCTCTGAGAATAGGGGGAGACgcgaaaagagaaggaacaaagAAGAGGGATGGAGGGGGAGAGAACGGAGGGGCATTGTTGCAAATAACAAGGCTGCTGGAGTCTAGACAAAGACATGACTGGTTGGTATTTAGCTTGTGTAAAGGATAAAATGAGGCTGAGGCTGAGGCTGAGGCTGCTGCTATGGCTGATATGATTGAATTTCGACGGAGCAACAGAAAACAAAACTGAGTATGCTAGTAGAAGGGTTTAGGTTTAGACTGTGGAGCGGCCTCCAGTTTGGACTAGCATGGTTGGTTGAGGTTATCTCgggcaaattattttttaaaatattttttatttaaaaatatattaaaataatattatttttattatttttaaattatttttaaactcaacataaaaaaataattttaaaacacatttaCAAACCTCCTTCGAAGTTActcatttttgtttcaatttgattattttttcatttaaaaaaaatattttatataattgtcttctcgttatatttttttatttttaaataaaaattaattttatttttaggtacTTTTCGTTTTAAAGGTCAATTAATACCTCTTTTTCTTCGAAAATAATACagctgtttttgttttgttttggagaCAAAGTTACTAACATCTGTTTGAAAtattgttgtggttgttttttaaaatattttttatattaaaatacaataaaataatatatattttttattttttaaaaaattatttttgaaaccaatacatcaaaacaattcaaaacacaaaaaaaaataacttttagtaaaaaaaattgaatttttaaaaacgcGATTTGCACCGTATTTTTAAACGGGgtattaatcttttatttttaattaaaataacaattttccATCTAGTTTTTCAACAAATTACACATGCTAAGAAAACTATTGTTTTCcgtaactcaattttaaaaccatatttttttttatattattgaaaattatatagaatacttttaaaacgtaTGGGATATTCACTGTAgcagcaggttttttttttttttttttgcttttgttttttttttttacatgtttttttttttttacttttttttacccaaaattgatttcttctttttttttttgtttttttttaatttttttgtttcaaaattatctttgctaatttttttaaatattgagctggttgaaaatttaactatgtagtttttttctttaaaacattgtggattgatataatattctcatatattttttttaatgatttctttatttttttttttccaaaatggtctttgtagattttatttttttatattaagttggttgagaatttagctttgtagttttttttaaaaaaaaaaaataatatggattgctacagtgtttcccctacatagttttttttttgctgcaatgtttccccatatattttttaaaaaaattatctttatcgattttattttttcaatattgagctggctgataatctagctttagctttccacatatgttttttttttctttttttttattttttttttttccaaaattgtcattttttacatattttcttttttttgttttgtttttttcagaattatttttgttgattttttttttttactattgaggtggttgaaaatttaggtttttttgtctttttctttaaaacactatatATTTCCCCACGTGGTTTTTTTTccgcttttgtttccttttttgtacattttttttcattttttttacccaaaattgacttttttttttttataatagcctttgtcggttttttttatatattgagctggttgagagattagctttgtagttttttttaaaaaaaaatactatgaattactacaatgttttccttacatggtttttgtttggctacagtgtttcccccacatgttttttctttaaaattatctttgttgaatttattttttcaatattgagttggttgagaatttagctttagctttccccactttttttttcatttttttaaattttccccacgttttttcattataattattattatattgtattatattatataactgtttttttcttttgttttttctttttattttttttaataaattttttttgtttgatttagtttgttaatgttaattttttttatttagttatcagattttcatgatacgaatctcgggtttgatgagttaacctgatttgatgagttattttttttcatttagtttagtttgttaaaattaattttctttctatttaattatcagactttcatactttcatgacacgtatcctgggcttgacgggttaacttggtttgatgggttaacccggttaattctaggtaaacccgtcattttttttctatttagttattaaactttcatgatgcaaatcccaggttttacgggataacctggtttaaaaggttgacccaattaattcaatgtttttttttctttttcttcattagttttttccttcctgttgattttttttctttattttttttaattaatctatttaattatcacacttttatgacacgaccttatagccagacctACATCCAGTATTCGtgggtccggtgttacagccagactcacttaaacttgggtcatgtaagtttaattttattattaatattataaatattactcttaggtcaggcgttgcagccaaacccaagattattaggtataactttgcagaaaaacccaaaatttttatttttttattttttttaatattttttatgcaaaaaaatgatccgcggcatcgcgcgggtatcaaagctagttCTCTATTAAACTACGTGCTTGTGtgtttttatactatttaacttttttatatttttgttttttaaatttaagaattacTCTAAAAAATGCATACAGgtaatcttaaaatattataaaccatttaatatatagttattaaGACATTTTTAGAGTTTGAGAGCATTTTTAGCTATAATAGTCAGCAACGAGTGAACAGAAAGCATAGCATCGTTGTTCCTCAGGTGGCTAGCCATGCCGGCGAAATGAACAGTGGCTGGTGGCGCGAGAGAAGGTTTGACAAACATTTTCTCGCCCGAATCCCTCCCGCGCAAGCAGAAAGTGCTTAAGCTCACTTTCTTCTCTCTGATTCAAAAATCCTAACCCCTAATTTCTCGTATCCAAACCCTAACCACAATGAGCTACAGGATGATGCACTGGCCAACCACCATAAACACGTGTGTCTCTGGTTTCCGAACTCATTCTCGCTCTGAATTAGCCCATCTTCCTCAACTCCACCCTAACGATCTTGACCCCGGAACTTAATTGTTGCTTCCGGTAATGTTCTTCACCTAGCacgataatatatttttttaattttactttgggattaattaaaaattataatttataatttattttaatttatttattggattATTCCGTTTCAATCACGTAACAAGTTTGATAGATTAGTTTATATTAACtcagttcttttttaaaattattttaattaattttttttatttcttcaaattaaatttattaaaaattataatttattttttataggttatcataatttgataagttaatttaatttaatgtaatattttattattttaatatttattttaaatatttattttaaatcaaattatatttttatcaattatttaaattatttttgaactcttaaaaataaccaatttatatcaaataacatattttaatgGATAAATAATATAACATGGCCAATGATCTAGTTGTTGCTAAACcttggaatgatttttttttttttaatatggttatgtttatttttatattttaaaagtatttttgaaaaaatttaaaaatatatatttttttattttaaattaatattttttaaatattttaaaattatttatattaaaaataatttttaaaaaataaaataatatatttttaatatatttttaaataaaaacattttaaaaaataatagaataaaaatatccCTATACAGGATCAAAATGATTTCGGAATCAGTACCAAATATACTATGGTCTTCTATTGGAACACGGATCAGAACAATACTCAATGAAGAGAATTTCCAGCGTACAGCCACTGTGGCACTCTGTTTAACCGGTAGACGACGAACTGAATCGTCAAAGCTTATATAAGAGACACTGTAAGCATTATAATcgtgatttttaaagtattttttatttaaaaatataataaattaatttaatttaaaaaaacaataaaaaatatcaatttaatatttttttatttaaatgacactcagtgcaagaaaaaaaaaaacattcgaataatcaaaaatatatatatatacagcgAGACACTCATCAAGCCACCATACTGAGGGGCCCTATGTACCGCAAACAAAAGCAAATAACGAGCATAAAACTGTATAAATGCCCTTCCGCCGTCTCATAAATAAAGAAGGTTCAACGTTCGACGGCGGAACAAATAGGAGTAAAAGGTTCAGAATTATTCTGGTTTTCCATAGTTTCGATACACCAGTAAACAACTCAGCAACTCACTTTATggtgagaaagaaaaggatccttaatataaaatacattCTGCATCAATTTTTATTCCTTCTAACCAGACAACAGGCTACGAAGCCACAACTGTGTCCAAAACCAGTGCAGAGCAGGTGTGCTTGGACTTAAGAATGTTCTTTATCATAAACTTCACCAGCATACTTCCAATTCATTACCTTCCATATGTTCTTTAGATAATCAGGTCTGGCATTCTTGTACTGCAGCATGGAAAATAAACTTCCAGGTCATATAAGTGAGAGTTGGAAGCAAACAAAAAGGGCGTTTAAATTTGCAGGTAGCCTAAACAGGAAAAATAGTTATGGCGATGCACAAGGAGGCAGGCTTTCACTCGCATTATTGTGAAGGTGAATCTAATTGATCACATGAAACGTTCTTCTATCAACATAATAAATTGAGGGAGGAGATGATTGCTTgccattttttcccttttcttttccaacat
Coding sequences within:
- the LOC7455230 gene encoding ATP phosphoribosyltransferase 2, chloroplastic isoform X2 → MSLSRLQQPCYLQQCPSVLSPSIPLLCSFSFRVSPYSQRQIRLHFDGHTSSAAACCSLSQQQQSQILSSVTNGSTVSDRKEIRLGLPSKGRMAADTLDLLKDCQLSVKHVNPRQYVAEIPQLTNLEVWFQRPKDIVRKLLSGDLDLGIVGFDTFSEFGLGNEDLIIVHDALGYGECRLSIAIPKYGIFENINSLRELAQMPQWTTEKPLRVATGFSHLGPKFMKDNGFTHVTFSTADGALEAAPAMGIADAILDLVSSGTTLKENNLKEIEGGVVLESQAVLVATRKSLIQREDVRSITKEILERFEAHLRAGGQFTVTANMRGSSTEEVAARVLSQPSLSGLQLFFGRWGRGWSCTTPSNPRGAQLKGMQ
- the LOC7455230 gene encoding ATP phosphoribosyltransferase 2, chloroplastic isoform X1, which encodes MSLSRLQQPCYLQQCPSVLSPSIPLLCSFSFRVSPYSQRQIRLHFDGHTSSAAACCSLSQQQQSQILSSVTNGSTVSDRKEIRLGLPSKGRMAADTLDLLKDCQLSVKHVNPRQYVAEIPQLTNLEVWFQRPKDIVRKLLSGDLDLGIVGFDTFSEFGLGNEDLIIVHDALGYGECRLSIAIPKYGIFENINSLRELAQMPQWTTEKPLRVATGFSHLGPKFMKDNGFTHVTFSTADGALEAAPAMGIADAILDLVSSGTTLKENNLKEIEGGVVLESQAVLVATRKSLIQREDVRSITKEILERFEAHLRAGGQFTVTANMRGSSTEEVAARVLSQPSLSGLQGPTVSPVFCKRDGEVVSDFYAIVICVPKKALYESVQQLREIGGSGVLISPLTYIFEEVTPRWQELLLKLDL